A section of the Camelus dromedarius isolate mCamDro1 chromosome 14, mCamDro1.pat, whole genome shotgun sequence genome encodes:
- the LOC105096659 gene encoding LOW QUALITY PROTEIN: superoxide dismutase [Cu-Zn]-like (The sequence of the model RefSeq protein was modified relative to this genomic sequence to represent the inferred CDS: inserted 1 base in 1 codon), protein MATTAVCVLTGTXPVQGTIYFQQKGNGPVVVSGSITRLTEGDHGVQVHQFGDSTQGCTSAGLHFNPFSKTHGGPEVQERRVGDLGNVTASKDGVAIMPIEDSLISLSGDHSVIGHTMEVHGTPDDLAKGGKEESTKTGNTGSCLPCSVIGMAQ, encoded by the exons ATGGCAACCACGGCTGTGTGCGTGCTGACGGGCA AGCCGGTGCAGGGCACCATCTACTTCCAGCAGAAGGGAAATGGGCCAGTCGTGGTGTCAGGATCCATTACAAGATTGACTGAAGGCGATCATGGAGTCCAAGTCCATCAATTTGGAGACAGTACACAAGGCTGTACCAGTGCAGGTCTTCACTTTAATCCCTTCTCCAAAACACATGGTGGGCCAGAGGTTCAAGAGAGGCGAGTTGGAGACCTGGGCAATGTGACTGCTAGCAAAGATGGTGTGGCCATTATGCCTATTGAAGATTCTTTGATCTCACTCTCAGGAGACCATTCTGTCATTGGCCATACAATGGAGGTCCATGGAACACCAGATGACTTGGCCAaaggtggaaaggaagaaagtacAAAGACAGGAAACACTGGAAGTTGTTTGCCCTGTAGTGTAATTGGGATGGCCCAATAA